A region from the Fusarium musae strain F31 chromosome 1, whole genome shotgun sequence genome encodes:
- a CDS encoding hypothetical protein (EggNog:ENOG41): MAVPSVTSDNFLAVALVVNRSRDGPAFVFHYPANIEPHSKPSSSAGADLEDILLERLSQQSFSDVADDVPLPKQGRNADEHSFTESGSQIVPWERVAGFPARDLAGILTPARPYHKKLFQLSLDPLYCVSYPIHVPENGRWKKPKKASRADKRSAYNEEQPAPHEVDPLPSGKAPEQPVEEKDGKKEDGKDKDDEKRSSMTMFNLVFILNPSSNEVKDVVESMYDHIIKKVSKAFKYSQQHSEFVWKESKRILVAKDKAREERKRMSVLWKEILQSSSLAAAMHDIYEAVSQNKIAALHLDTAAGSLTPSVQIPIPFYIDDLPQGEEGTQRGLWLTTANTFISQDALEEPGFLDRNFALLLTDDEKKIIAELQADPDPTTASMVEFVRLSKPTQSFYQVGQSNILTLGQVRKYAQHFIFWRRAIAIPPLHAKDQYILSPNSDLSRLPMDTLEWQRAFPLAPPLPNFLAELSQAPRPYKQFSPSKAHRPTYLLMLSWLMRRGWVTQLCTFAYVVVWPEIMYEVEYEIEAEELRAAADADAYKSKEKEAKDDASTSASVPRTSESSEGHSGTDGSHVPTVAEQAAEKARLERIASKAQRDAAEKATAHARKPVPVATAHPSVNDHPHLQGLTPHIILDAKKATGKESRYLSAIARRFNDEKLANSWQVMCKYFDGRCALERIALQEDMKRKLL; this comes from the exons ATGGCTGTGCCGAGTGTTACTAGCGACAATTTCCTCGCTGTTGCTCTTGTAGTCAATCGCTCTCGCGATGGCCCAGCATTTGTGTTCCACTACCCAGCAAACATCGAACCTCATTCCAAGCCAAGTTCTTCTGCAGGTGCCGACCTTGAGGATATTCTTCTTGAACGGCTCTCGCAGCAGAGCTTCTCGGATGTTGCCGACGACGTACCTCTCCCTAAGCAAGGACGCAACGCAGACGAGCACTCTTTTACTGAATCTGGATCTCAGATTGTTCCGTGGGAACGTGTTGCAGGCTTCCCTGCTCGCGATCTTGCGGGAATTCTGACTCCCGCCCGCCCCTACCACAAGAAGCTCTTTCAACTGTCATTAGATCCACTATATTGTGTATCTTACCCTATCCACGTCCCTGAAAATGGCAGATGgaagaagccgaagaagGCATCCCGCGCTGATAAGCGCTCTGCGTACAACGAAGAACAACCAGCGCCTCATGAGGTCGATCCTCTACCTTCAGGAAAGGCGCCTGAGCAACCCGTAGAGGAAAAGGACGGCAAGAAGGAAGATGGTAAGGACAAGGACGATGAGAAACGCAGCTCCATGACTATGTTTaacctcgtcttcatccttaACCCTAGCAGTAACGAAGTTaaggatgttgttgaatcCATGTACGACCACATTATAAAGAAGGTTAGCAAGGCCTTCAAATACAGCCAGCAACATAGCGAATTTGTGTGGAAAGAGTCGAAACGAATACTTGtcgccaaggacaaggcgcGAGAGGAGC GGAAACGAATGAGTGTTCTTTGGAAAGAAATACTTCAGAGCTCATCACTGGCCGCTGCCATGCACGATATATATGAGGCAGTGTCTCAAAACAAGATTGCCGCTCTGCATCTCGATACTGCAGCTGGCTCTCTGACCCCTTCGGTTCAGATTCCTATTCCTTTCTACATCGATGACCTCCCCCAGGGCGAAGAGGGGACCCAGCGCGGCCTTTGGCTCACCACCGCCAATACCTTCATCAGTCAGGATGCCCTCGAGGAGCCTGGTTTTCTTGATCGCAACTTTGCTCTGCTACTCactgatgatgaaaagaaaaTCATCGCCGAGCTCCAGGCTGATCCAGACCCAACTACAGCCTCAATGGTTGAATTTGTACGGCTGTCAAAGCCAACACAATC ATTCTACCAAGTTGGTCAAAGCAACATCTTGACTCTGGGCCAAGTGCGAAAATATGCTCAGCATTTTATATTCTGGCGTCGGGCCATTGCTATCCCTCCCCTCCACGCCAAGGATCAATATATACTATCTCCCAATAGTGACTTATCCCGTCTTCCTATGGATACTTTAGAATGGCAGAGAGCGTTCCCCCTGGCTCCACCACTTCCGAACTTCCTCGCTGAGCTCTCACAAGCACCTCGTCCATACAAGCAGTTTTCGCCTAGCAAAGCCCACCGCCCGACCTATCTTCTTATGCTTTCCTGGCTCATGCGCCGCGGTTGGGTGACCCAACTCTGTACATTTGCCTACGTCGTCGTCTGGCCTGAAATCATGTACGAGGTTGAGTACGAGATAGAAGCCGAGGAGCTCCGTGCCGCCGCGGATGCAGATGCgtacaaaagcaaagaaaaagaggccAAAGACGATGCCTCTACGTCTGCTTCGGTCCCACGCACCTCCGAGTCTTCCGAAGGCCACTCCGGCACTGACGGCTCTCATGTCCCCACCGTTGCCGAGCAGGCCGCAGAGAAAGCCCGTCTCGAACGGATTGCCTCTAAAGCCCAGCGCGATGCTGCTGAAAAGGCGACAGCACATGCTCGTAAGCCTGTCCCAGTCGCAACGGCACATCCCTCTGTAAACGACCACCCGCATCTCCAAGGCTTGACACCTcacatcatcctcgatgccaagaaggccaccgGCAAGGAATCACGCTACCTGTCCGCCATCGCCCGTCGTTTCAATGACGAAAAACTAGCAAACAGCTGGCAGGTTATGTGCAAGTATTTTGATGGCCGATGTGCCTTGGAACGCATCGCTTTACAGGAGGACATGAAGCGGAAGCTG CTATGA
- a CDS encoding hypothetical protein (EggNog:ENOG41) codes for MAQHGFNQFGNGHSGASIDPNDLAMSGGYSPSFNNFNSNSGNGTNGFTNSSAMFDDDELLDGLNAPPVTQSGIAGQGQDFSGLSMGGFSQNAFPHRNSGLQIDQSHMNGYSSTPDGDPIQSPFNTGFNTQYRQMQGHSLGTSLHSPLSYNESPLAGAMNADSNDPNFLNAKARARMSQQMQRKTSNSRSPMSPMTPKTATLHGMTIGSQESPGFGGQAMKSANGQWLNTPAGSIPASYNSGYSSPMQPGMNQISEVMMKGGTSMPAKLGVASNAVSSQEMKRKRRRESHNLVERRRRDNINERIQDLSRLVPTHRLEDEKIRKLIQNGTPLSPSLTGIASPQATSGLAGPGARRATGNTAGNITTGLPIEDKDKGPNKGDILNGAVSWTRDLMWMLHLKLQQQEEMMNTIAELGGHFPFEMTEDERRMQTELMDAITKSENGTFSYSRTAGSGLRVPHHTDYRGDSLSGGGGSLDPVAISPDDNLDLNDTNQFWHDPDDNNSGHASVNFKEEDEYDMDLTQ; via the coding sequence ATGGCTCAGCACGGCTTCAACCAATTTGGCAACGGCCACAGCGGGGCGAGTATCGACCCTAACGATCTCGCCATGTCAGGTGGTTATTCTCCTTcattcaacaacttcaactcGAACTCTGGAAACGGCACAAATGGATTCACGAATAGCTCCGCTATgttcgatgatgatgagcttttGGATGGTCTAAATGCACCTCCTGTTACCCAGTCCGGAATCGCGGGTCAGGGCCAGGACTTTTCAGGACTAAGTATGGGTGGCTTCTCTCAGAATGCATTCCCTCATCGTAACTCGGGTCTGCAAATCGACCAGTCACATATGAACGGGTACTCGAGTACCCCCGATGGAGATCCCATTCAAAGCCCATTCAATACTGGTTTCAACACCCAGTACCGACAAATGCAAGGCCACTCACTCGGTACCTCTTTGCATTCCCCATTATCCTACAACGAATCTCCACTGGCGGGCGCCATGAACGCCGATAGCAACGATCCGAACTTCCTCAACGCTAAAGCGAGAGCCAGAATGTCCCAGCAGATGCAGCGGAAGACATCCAATAGTCGTAGCCCTATGTCACCTATGACCCCCAAAACCGCTACCCTTCACGGAATGACAATTGGATCGCAGGAGTCTCCCGGTTTCGGCGGTCAAGCCATGAAGTCAGCCAATGGGCAGTGGCTCAACACCCCTGCTGGAAGCATCCCTGCATCTTACAATTCTGGGTACTCCTCTCCTATGCAGCCTGGTATGAATCAAATCAGTGAGGTTATGATGAAGGGTGGTACTTCGATGCCCGCGAAGCTTGGTGTCGCTTCAAACGCCGTTTCCTCtcaggagatgaagaggaaacgGCGCCGAGAGTCCCACAACCTTGTTGAACGTCGTCGACGAGATAACATCAACGAAAGGATTCAGGATCTCAGTCGGCTCGTCCCCACCCACCGtctggaggatgagaagatccGAAAGCTTATCCAGAACGGGACACCTCTCTCTCCATCGTTGACTGGAATCGCTAGCCCTCAAGCAACGTCTGGTCTCGCAGGACCAGGAGCTCGAAGAGCCACTGGAAACACCGCAGGTAATATCACGACAGGTCTCCCTAtcgaggacaaggacaagggccCCAACAAGGGTGACATCCTCAACGGCGCCGTCAGTTGGACGCGAGATCTCATGTGGATGCTCCATCTTAAACTTCAACAgcaggaggagatgatgaaCACTATCGCTGAACTGGGTGGGCACTTCCCCTTCGAAATGACAGAAGATGAGCGACGGATGCAAACCGAGCTCATGGACGCTATAACAAAGAGCGAGAACGGTACTTTCTCTTACTCGCGAACAGCTGGATCTGGTCTGCGAGTTCCTCACCATACCGATTATCGGGGCGACTCTCTGTCAGGCGGAGGAGGCAGCCTCGATCCTGTTGCCATCAGCCCGGATGACAACCTCGACTTGAATGACACCAACCAATTTTGGCACGATCCGGATGACAACAACAGTGGCCACGCTTCAGTCAACTtcaaagaagaggatgaataTGACATGGATCTTACGCAGTAA